In a single window of the Pseudorca crassidens isolate mPseCra1 chromosome 9, mPseCra1.hap1, whole genome shotgun sequence genome:
- the SELENOH gene encoding selenoprotein H, with amino-acid sequence MASRGRKRKAEAALAAAAEKREKPASSQKEVEEASVVIEHCMSURVYGRNAAALSQALRLEAPELPVKVNPTKPRRGSFEVTLLRPDGSSAELWTGIKKGPPRKLKFPEPQEVVKELKKYLS; translated from the exons ATGGCTTCCCGCGGGAGGAAGCGGAAGGCCGAGGCGGCGCTGGCCGCAGCGGCCGAGAAGCGGGAGAAGCCGGCTagcagccagaaggaagtggaggAGGCGAGCGTCGTTATCGAGCATTG CATGAGCTGACGCGTCTACGGGCGCAACGCCGCGGCCCTGAGCCAGGCGCTGCGCCTGGAGGCCCCGGAGCTTCCAGTGAAGGTGAACCCTACCAAGCCCCGGAGGGGCAGCTTCGAGGTGACACTGCTGCGACCCGACGGCAGCA GTGCGGAGCTCTGGACTGGGATTAAGAAGGGGCCCCCACGTAAACTCAAGTTCCCTGAACCTCAAGAGGTGGTGAAGGAGCTGAAGAAGTACCTTTCGTAG
- the TMX2 gene encoding thioredoxin-related transmembrane protein 2 isoform X2, which produces MFLSAIVMMKNRRSITVEQHIGNIFMFSKVANAILFFRLDIRVGLLYLTLCIVFLMTCKPPLYMGPEYIKYFNDKTIDEELEQDKRVTWIVEFFANWSNDCQSFAPIYADLSLKYNCTGLSFGKVDVGRYTDVSTRYQVSMSPLTKQLPTLILFQGGKEVMRRPQIDKKGRAVSWTFSEENVIREFNLNELYQRAKKLSKAGDNIPEEHPVAPVPTAVPDEESKKDK; this is translated from the exons ATGTTCCTCAGTGCCATTGTAATGATGAAGAACCGCAGATCCA TCACTGTGGAGCAACATATCGGCAACATCTTCATGTTTAGTAAAGTGGCCAATGCGATTCTTTTCTTCCGCCTGGATATTCGCGTGGGCCTGCTTTATCTCACGCTCTGCATAG TGTTCCTGATGACATGCAAACCCCCATTGTATATGGGCCCTGAGTACATCAAGTACTTCAATGATAAAACCATTGAT GAAGAGCTGGAGCAGGACAAGAGGGTCACTTGGATCGTGGAGTTCTTTGCCAATTGGTCTAATGACTGCCAGTCATTTGCTCCTATCTACGCTGATCTGTCCCTCAA GTACAACTGTACAGGGCTAAGTTTTGGGAAGGTGGACGTTGGACGCTACACTGATGTTAGTACACG GTACCAAGTGAGCATGTCACCCCTCACCAAGCAGCTCCCTACCCTGATCCTATTCCAAGGTGGAAAGGAGGTCATGCGGCGGCCACAGATTGACAAAAAAGGACGAGCTGTCTCTTGGACTTTCTCTGAG GAGAATGTGATCCGAGAATTCAACTTGAATGAGCTATATCAACGGGCCAAGAAGCTGTCAAAGGCTGGAGATAATATCCCCGAGGAGCACCCTGTGGCCCCAGTGCCCACTGCAGTGCCAGATGAGGAGAGCAAGAAGGACAAATAG